GTCACTTTCTGATGGCAAACCTGAATCGCCTCCACCGAGAAACGATATGCCTGTTTCTGATGTACTTCCTGAGGTGACTGAGGAGCTTGACTCGTTCAACACCGCGAATGAGAAAGCTGCTTCAGAAGACAGCGATGAAAGAACTCCGGGTCTTGGGGAAGAGCCATCTGCGAAAGTGCCTGAAGCAGATCTGCAACCGCTAATCGGATCCTCTAATGCTGACATTCAAGATGTTCCTGTCACTGATAAATCGACGGAAGAGAAGGATGAGTCTGCGTTACAGATGGTGGTCGTTGAAGATGAGAAGGAACAGAGTGGAGCTGATGTTGAATCCGGCAAGGCGGGTGATGATGAACCCAAAGATGATGAAGCTTCACAGAAGGAAGTGAGAAAGAAACGAGTGCTGCAGCGATTAGGGTTGCGTTCTGCAAAAGAGAGGAAGACAGGGGAGTCTAGTACACCAACTCAATCTCACTTTCTCACACCAGGAGATGCAGCCAAGTCTCCATATTTGGCTAAGGAAGCAGAAGCCTCACCCCGGTTGAGATCGAGAAAGTCTGGTGACAAAAGTGCTGAACCAATGCCTTCTCTCATCAAGAAAAGGTATGATCAGTTCCTTAAGCGTAAGGTACTTGCTGAGCGTTCGGTAGATTTGAAGGAGGCTGATCAGTGGGGGTACTTGGCGGTTATTAAAAAGGGGTATATGGAATCAACTGTCTCGAATCTTGCTGTGTATGTTGAGCAAGTTGTAGCTGAGTTCTATGCAGGTCTGCCGAGTACCAAAGCTGAAGCAGATGTTGATGAAGTAAGTGTCTCTGTGAGGGGACAAACGTACAAGTTCTCACCGGCGCTCATCAACAATACCATAGATTGGGAACCACTTTCTGAGGATGAAGTGGAGGAAGATGCAACTTTGGATGAAGTCTCAGTAACCGAGTTGGCTTCATTCATCACTGGAGATACGAGGACAGAATGGGAAGGTCTCACTACAGCGGATCTTACTTCATGCTACGGTGCTTTGATGATCATAGCTGCCTACAACTGGATTCCCTCTACTCACAAGACGTATGTCTCACTTGAGAGGGCAAGGCTGATCTACAAGATGGCTCATGGAGTTCGTGCTGATTTGGGtaagatgatgttcagacaGATTCTCAATCTTGGAGTGACTCAAGTCAATGATGCACGTTGGTTGATCTTCCCTCGCTTGATCATGGCACTTCTCCAAAGCCAGCATGCAGTTCCATCTTATCCTAGTGACAAGCTTCAACGTCCGGTTCCTTACAAGAAGGATAAACGCGTGGGTGAGATCTATGAGCAGAGACTAGCTAAAGGAAAGGCACCATCTAGAAGTGAACCAAAGAGAAGCTCTACCAGGACAACACGTCAGTCATCTCCTGCTCCGAGCCCTGCTCCACGAACTGCTCCACCAAGCTCCAGGACTGCACCACGACGCGTATCTGTCTATGAGCTTGGATCAGTTGCCATTCCTCAAGGACCACTTAACCGTGTTGATTTGCAAGTGGCCTTACAGGACACAACACGAGCTCTTCAGGCGCTAGCTGAGATAGTTCAGGATCTTCAGAGCGCTGTAGCAGGTTAGTATTTCTCTCTATGAATATGTGATCTATTTTACTTGGtgtttttaatccgtgtgctcacaagcagggggagaagaaga
This genomic stretch from Raphanus sativus cultivar WK10039 chromosome 3, ASM80110v3, whole genome shotgun sequence harbors:
- the LOC130509849 gene encoding uncharacterized protein LOC130509849, with the protein product MVKAKKSAQQAESSKEEKHAEAEGSRRSLSDGKPESPPPRNDMPVSDVLPEVTEELDSFNTANEKAASEDSDERTPGLGEEPSAKVPEADLQPLIGSSNADIQDVPVTDKSTEEKDESALQMVVVEDEKEQSGADVESGKAGDDEPKDDEASQKEVRKKRVLQRLGLRSAKERKTGESSTPTQSHFLTPGDAAKSPYLAKEAEASPRLRSRKSGDKSAEPMPSLIKKRYDQFLKRKVLAERSVDLKEADQWGYLAVIKKGYMESTVSNLAVYVEQVVAEFYAGLPSTKAEADVDEVSVSVRGQTYKFSPALINNTIDWEPLSEDEVEEDATLDEVSVTELASFITGDTRTEWEGLTTADLTSCYGALMIIAAYNWIPSTHKTYVSLERARLIYKMAHGVRADLGKMMFRQILNLGVTQVNDARWLIFPRLIMALLQSQHAVPSYPSDKLQRPVPYKKDKRVGEIYEQRLAKGKAPSRSEPKRSSTRTTRQSSPAPSPAPRTAPPSSRTAPRRVSVYELGSVAIPQGPLNRVDLQVALQDTTRALQALAEIVQDLQSAVAGGEEED